A region from the Sandaracinus amylolyticus genome encodes:
- a CDS encoding AMP-dependent synthetase/ligase, translated as MSFVDVFLANLSEHPDRAFVTEVFCTGLAPGKERLVPTRGGRLREMIEQARHALRAAGVKPGDRVVLVAPNSARWVACDVAILAEGATCVPMYARQAASELVAMMRDCDPRVVIVDGAPLADAIAAHAPPAPMIQLDALFAGHPPSALEPARRVEASDVVTIIYTSGSSGEPKGVMTSVANVEHMLPVLDAKLRELTGTSGGRDRVFHYLPFCFAGSRMVLWACLFRANGLFLSTSLDDLARELRVAAPEYFLNVPALLERVRAGVEKKLAERPLPVRMLYERAIEAFRRERAGIARKRDRALLAAAKSALFPKIREQIGHQITGLICGSAPLAEETQAWFSDLVGIPVYQVYGLTETTAIVSIDRVDGVVPGRVGHPIAGCDVRLGDHGELQIRGPNVFRGYFRRDTATRDAFTDDGWFRTGDQATIDTRGLLRIIGRVKNILVPSSGHNVAPEPIEQMIMERVPSASHAVVIGHGRPYLVALLAGTGDRAAIDRAIDEVNEALPHYRRIRKVHVHDDPLTIESGMLTANQKLRRHEIEAHFAREIDALYA; from the coding sequence ATGAGCTTCGTGGACGTCTTCCTCGCGAACCTGAGCGAGCATCCCGATCGCGCGTTCGTCACCGAGGTGTTCTGCACCGGGCTCGCGCCGGGCAAGGAGCGCCTCGTGCCGACGCGCGGCGGACGCCTGCGCGAGATGATCGAGCAGGCGCGCCACGCGCTGCGCGCAGCCGGTGTGAAGCCGGGTGATCGCGTGGTGCTCGTCGCGCCGAACTCGGCGCGCTGGGTCGCGTGCGACGTCGCGATCCTCGCCGAGGGCGCGACGTGCGTGCCGATGTACGCGCGCCAGGCCGCGAGCGAGCTCGTCGCGATGATGCGCGACTGCGATCCGCGCGTCGTGATCGTCGACGGCGCGCCGCTCGCGGACGCGATCGCCGCGCACGCGCCGCCTGCGCCGATGATCCAGCTCGACGCGCTCTTCGCAGGCCACCCGCCGAGCGCGCTCGAGCCCGCGCGGCGCGTCGAGGCGAGCGACGTCGTCACGATCATCTACACGTCGGGCTCCAGCGGCGAGCCCAAGGGCGTGATGACGAGCGTCGCGAACGTCGAGCACATGCTGCCGGTGCTCGACGCGAAGCTGCGCGAGCTGACGGGCACGAGCGGCGGGCGCGATCGCGTCTTCCACTACCTGCCCTTCTGCTTCGCGGGCTCGCGCATGGTGCTCTGGGCGTGCCTCTTCCGCGCGAACGGCTTGTTCCTGTCGACGAGCCTCGACGACCTCGCGCGCGAGCTGCGCGTCGCGGCGCCCGAGTACTTCCTCAACGTGCCCGCGCTGCTCGAGCGCGTGCGCGCCGGCGTCGAGAAGAAGCTCGCCGAGCGCCCGCTCCCGGTGCGCATGCTCTACGAGCGCGCCATCGAGGCGTTCCGTCGCGAGCGCGCGGGCATCGCTCGCAAGCGCGATCGCGCGCTGCTCGCCGCGGCGAAGAGCGCGCTCTTCCCGAAGATCCGCGAGCAGATCGGCCACCAGATCACCGGGCTGATATGCGGCTCCGCGCCGCTCGCCGAGGAGACCCAGGCGTGGTTCTCGGACCTCGTCGGCATCCCGGTCTACCAGGTCTACGGGCTCACCGAGACCACCGCGATCGTGTCGATCGATCGCGTCGACGGAGTCGTCCCCGGGCGCGTCGGTCATCCGATCGCGGGCTGCGACGTGCGGCTCGGCGATCACGGCGAGCTGCAGATCCGCGGGCCCAACGTGTTCCGCGGCTACTTCCGCCGCGACACCGCGACGCGCGATGCGTTCACCGACGACGGCTGGTTCCGCACCGGCGATCAGGCGACGATCGACACTCGCGGTCTGCTGCGGATCATCGGGCGAGTGAAGAACATCCTCGTGCCGAGCTCGGGGCACAACGTCGCGCCCGAGCCGATCGAGCAGATGATCATGGAGCGCGTGCCCAGCGCGTCGCACGCGGTCGTGATCGGGCACGGTCGCCCGTACCTCGTCGCGCTGCTCGCGGGGACCGGAGATCGCGCGGCGATCGATCGTGCGATCGACGAGGTCAACGAGGCGCTGCCGCACTACCGCCGCATCCGGAAGGTCCACGTGCACGACGACCCGCTCACGATCGAGAGCGGGATGCTCACCGCCAACCAGAAGCTCCGGCGCCACGAGATCGAGGCGCACTTCGCGCGCGAGATCGACGCGCTCTACGCCTGA
- a CDS encoding polysaccharide pyruvyl transferase family protein codes for MGLTGKLLAQLAGKAAKTAAKRTKEALDPDRLLQLTMEGLVETARERHETDPSPRWRPGEPIKLLFAGYVGTRNTGADVRVEEMVRQFRHLFGDEHCDLSILTIDPSKTRGYFKTVKQVHVPQIFPKFLFDQVRAQHGVIACEGSMFKSKFASALTTMMAGALGLAVAEEKIAVGYGGEAGAMDASLEDMIRRTLGERALVLTRNDESSAILERLGVPTRVGTDTAWTYEGAPDELAEKLLRRAGWDEKKPVVVVCPIHPFWWPVKPDPLRAAVHGLTGAYEKSHFESIYFHESGPDVDARFDRYIAGLAGALDDFRRAHDVFPVIVGMEALDRRACEALQEKLARRGKPAMFVSDEHEYREIVAVLRRASLIVSSRYHALVCSMPAAVPSVGVTMDERIRNLMRDRGQRDLLLNVDDEALDERLFEAMHRAWSDPDASRVAIERSVARNLVRQGEMGVHLVDHVRAHHPRFPFARHLGSSETGGDGDPIAHLPPLAARQRLILERWRAAELGELQA; via the coding sequence ATGGGCCTGACCGGCAAGCTCCTCGCGCAGCTCGCGGGCAAGGCCGCGAAGACGGCGGCGAAGCGCACGAAGGAGGCGCTCGATCCCGATCGCCTGCTGCAGCTGACGATGGAAGGTCTCGTCGAGACCGCGCGCGAGCGGCACGAGACCGATCCGTCGCCGCGCTGGCGTCCGGGCGAGCCGATCAAGCTGCTCTTCGCGGGCTACGTCGGCACGCGCAACACCGGCGCCGACGTGCGCGTCGAGGAGATGGTGCGGCAGTTCCGCCACCTCTTCGGCGACGAGCACTGCGACCTCTCGATCCTCACGATCGATCCCAGCAAGACCCGCGGGTACTTCAAGACGGTCAAGCAGGTCCACGTCCCGCAGATCTTCCCGAAGTTCCTCTTCGATCAGGTGCGCGCGCAGCACGGCGTGATCGCGTGCGAAGGCTCGATGTTCAAGAGCAAGTTCGCGAGCGCGCTGACGACGATGATGGCGGGCGCGCTCGGCCTCGCGGTCGCGGAGGAGAAGATCGCGGTCGGCTACGGCGGCGAGGCGGGCGCGATGGACGCGTCGCTCGAGGACATGATCCGCCGCACCCTCGGGGAGCGCGCGCTGGTGCTCACGCGCAACGACGAGTCGAGCGCGATCCTCGAGCGGCTCGGCGTGCCGACGCGCGTCGGCACCGACACCGCGTGGACCTACGAAGGCGCGCCCGACGAGCTCGCGGAGAAGCTGCTGCGGCGCGCGGGATGGGACGAGAAGAAGCCCGTCGTCGTGGTGTGCCCGATCCATCCGTTCTGGTGGCCGGTGAAGCCGGATCCGCTGCGCGCCGCGGTGCACGGGCTGACCGGCGCGTACGAGAAGAGCCACTTCGAGTCGATCTACTTCCACGAGAGCGGGCCCGACGTCGACGCGCGCTTCGATCGCTACATCGCGGGCCTCGCGGGCGCGCTCGACGACTTCCGGCGCGCGCACGACGTGTTCCCGGTGATCGTCGGGATGGAGGCGCTCGATCGCAGAGCGTGCGAGGCGCTGCAGGAGAAGCTCGCGCGCCGCGGCAAGCCCGCGATGTTCGTCTCCGACGAGCACGAGTACCGCGAGATCGTCGCGGTGCTGCGGCGCGCGTCGCTCATCGTCTCGTCGCGCTACCACGCGCTCGTGTGCTCGATGCCGGCCGCGGTGCCGAGCGTGGGCGTCACGATGGACGAGCGCATCCGCAACCTCATGCGCGATCGCGGCCAGCGCGATCTGCTGCTCAACGTCGACGACGAGGCGCTCGACGAGCGGCTCTTCGAGGCGATGCACCGCGCGTGGTCGGACCCGGACGCGTCGCGCGTCGCGATCGAGCGCAGCGTCGCGCGCAACCTCGTGCGCCAGGGCGAGATGGGCGTGCACCTCGTCGATCACGTCCGCGCGCACCACCCGCGCTTCCCGTTCGCGAGGCACCTCGGATCGAGCGAGACCGGCGGCGACGGCGATCCGATCGCACACCTGCCGCCGCTCGCGGCGCGGCAGCGGCTGATCCTCGAGCGCTGGCGCGCGGCCGAGCTGGGAGAGCTCCAGGCATGA
- a CDS encoding SDR family oxidoreductase, with protein sequence MTIFVTGGTGYLGSYVVTRLLEQHDDRLLLMVRGKSRDESVAKLWNGLQLHMDAASFRAALERIDFVSGDLTMPGLGITGDERRRVTQSVDSVLHIAASLNRKSEKACLNSNLRGTLNVIQLARDVASARGGLRRFSHVSTVAVCGHRDREDVTEDASIDWNRSDYDPYGRTKKFCEHMVRELLPDVPKTFFRPSIVMGDSRHPRTTQFDMVRATCLLIDAPFVPMRADARVDIVNADYVGRAIADIHVKESPRYDCYHLSSGRASKRAAEIDAVLTEKIAGRRPARFAPRLEKPFASLMNGMAGLPRSQASLVGSLFKVFMPYITFDTVFVNDRVCEELGETPVPFTEYCAGLYRWAKEHDYTFPYVALPAAPSVEHGTKNGAGAWA encoded by the coding sequence ATGACGATCTTCGTAACGGGCGGCACGGGCTATCTCGGCTCGTACGTCGTGACGCGCCTGCTCGAGCAGCACGACGATCGGCTGCTGCTCATGGTGCGCGGCAAGTCGCGCGACGAGTCGGTCGCGAAGCTGTGGAACGGCCTCCAGCTCCACATGGACGCGGCGAGCTTCCGCGCCGCGCTCGAGCGCATCGACTTCGTGTCGGGCGACCTCACGATGCCGGGGCTCGGCATCACCGGCGACGAGCGCCGCCGCGTGACCCAATCGGTCGACTCGGTGCTGCACATCGCGGCCTCGCTCAATCGGAAGAGCGAGAAGGCGTGCCTCAACTCGAACCTGCGCGGCACGCTCAACGTGATCCAGCTCGCGCGCGACGTCGCGAGCGCGCGCGGTGGGCTGCGCCGGTTCAGCCACGTGTCGACGGTCGCGGTGTGCGGCCACCGTGATCGCGAGGACGTGACCGAGGACGCGTCGATCGACTGGAACCGCAGCGACTACGACCCCTACGGGCGCACGAAGAAGTTCTGCGAGCACATGGTCCGCGAGCTCCTTCCCGACGTGCCCAAGACGTTCTTCCGCCCGTCGATCGTGATGGGCGACTCGCGCCATCCGCGCACCACGCAGTTCGACATGGTGCGCGCGACGTGCCTGCTGATCGACGCGCCCTTCGTGCCGATGCGCGCCGACGCGCGGGTCGACATCGTGAACGCCGACTACGTCGGCCGCGCGATCGCCGACATCCACGTGAAGGAGTCGCCGCGCTACGACTGCTATCACCTCTCGAGCGGTCGCGCGTCGAAGCGCGCGGCCGAGATCGACGCGGTGCTCACCGAGAAGATCGCCGGGCGTCGTCCCGCGCGCTTCGCGCCGCGCCTCGAGAAGCCGTTCGCGTCGCTCATGAACGGCATGGCGGGGCTGCCTCGCTCGCAGGCGTCGCTCGTCGGCTCGCTGTTCAAGGTGTTCATGCCGTACATCACGTTCGACACGGTCTTCGTGAACGATCGCGTGTGCGAGGAGCTCGGCGAGACGCCGGTGCCGTTCACCGAGTACTGCGCGGGGCTCTATCGCTGGGCGAAGGAGCACGACTACACGTTCCCGTACGTCGCGTTGCCTGCGGCGCCGAGCGTCGAGCACGGCACGAAGAACGGAGCGGGCGCATGGGCCTGA
- a CDS encoding SDR family oxidoreductase has translation MSIREELRGKQVLVTGVTGFVAKVWVAFLLERAPEIGRIVLLARGKRGQSAASRVQRLFERSPCFRPLRERHGEGFGAFLASRIEVVSGDARRPMLGIDERVLEDLLPRLDAIVHIAGLTDFVPDPRDGVAVNVRGAQHAADLAARTRGKRLVHMSTCFVAGQGSRVVPEELVAGIAPNGTRFDPEGELLAIDSVCAAIDARLDKDDPAAARRERIDAGTRRALALGWPNLYTYTKGLSEHLLAIRETDDPSSSVAITIVRPSIVECAHETPFSGWNEGMNTSGPLVWLVGTPHRRMPFAPKHHFDVVPVDSVARGTTLALVHALRERAGRGVRGVWQLASSDHNPLTLGRALDLSTLARRRQYAKSDDPFERFVLAHLESVLASRSASDDLVLPTARKATRALRDALVSFDPEHYLPSSLRERFGEGLAKRAQRAAKSLGNTSRTIGQVEQMLRVYQPFVWDDDLVFRTDTVREASAMLGDEDRALFGFDVHTIDWRRYWLEVQIPGLDTWSLPLLKGERAPEDPACVITPALRELVAREAVRPVGAPSAMVAMGEEAE, from the coding sequence ATGAGCATTCGTGAGGAGCTCCGCGGCAAGCAGGTGCTGGTCACCGGCGTGACCGGCTTCGTCGCGAAGGTGTGGGTCGCGTTCCTGCTCGAGCGCGCGCCCGAGATCGGACGCATCGTGCTGCTCGCGCGTGGCAAGCGCGGCCAGAGCGCGGCGTCGCGCGTGCAGCGCCTCTTCGAGCGCTCGCCGTGCTTCCGCCCGCTGCGGGAGCGTCACGGCGAGGGCTTCGGCGCGTTCCTCGCGTCGCGCATCGAGGTCGTCTCGGGCGACGCGCGCCGTCCGATGCTCGGCATCGACGAGCGTGTGCTCGAGGATCTCCTGCCGCGCCTCGACGCGATCGTGCACATCGCGGGGCTCACCGACTTCGTGCCCGACCCGCGCGACGGCGTCGCGGTGAACGTGCGCGGCGCGCAGCACGCGGCGGATCTCGCGGCGCGCACCCGCGGCAAGCGGCTCGTGCACATGAGCACGTGCTTCGTCGCGGGTCAGGGCTCGCGCGTGGTGCCCGAGGAGCTCGTCGCGGGCATCGCGCCGAACGGGACGCGCTTCGATCCCGAGGGCGAGCTGCTCGCGATCGACTCGGTGTGCGCGGCGATCGACGCGCGCCTCGACAAGGACGATCCCGCGGCGGCGCGGCGCGAGCGCATCGACGCGGGCACGCGCCGCGCGCTCGCGCTCGGCTGGCCGAACCTCTACACGTACACGAAGGGCCTCTCCGAGCACCTGCTCGCGATCCGCGAGACCGATGATCCGAGCAGCAGTGTCGCGATCACGATCGTGCGCCCCTCGATCGTCGAGTGCGCGCACGAGACGCCGTTCTCCGGATGGAACGAGGGCATGAACACCTCGGGCCCGCTGGTGTGGCTCGTGGGGACGCCGCACCGCCGCATGCCGTTCGCGCCGAAGCACCACTTCGACGTGGTGCCCGTCGACAGCGTCGCGCGCGGCACGACGCTCGCGCTCGTCCACGCGCTGCGTGAGCGCGCCGGGCGCGGGGTGCGCGGCGTGTGGCAGCTCGCGTCGTCGGATCACAACCCGCTCACGCTCGGTCGCGCGCTCGATCTCTCGACGCTCGCGCGCCGGCGCCAGTACGCGAAGAGCGACGATCCCTTCGAGCGCTTCGTGCTCGCGCACCTCGAGAGCGTGCTCGCGTCGCGCTCGGCGAGCGACGACCTCGTGCTGCCCACCGCGCGCAAGGCGACGCGCGCGCTGCGCGACGCGCTCGTCTCGTTCGATCCCGAGCACTACCTGCCCTCGTCGCTGCGCGAGCGGTTCGGCGAGGGCCTCGCGAAGCGCGCGCAGCGCGCCGCGAAGTCGCTGGGCAACACGTCGCGCACGATCGGCCAGGTCGAGCAGATGCTGCGCGTCTATCAGCCGTTCGTGTGGGACGACGATCTCGTGTTCCGCACCGACACGGTGCGCGAAGCGAGCGCGATGTTGGGCGACGAGGATCGCGCGCTCTTCGGCTTCGACGTGCACACGATCGACTGGCGTCGCTACTGGCTCGAGGTGCAGATCCCCGGGCTCGACACGTGGTCGCTGCCGCTCTTGAAGGGCGAGCGCGCGCCCGAAGATCCGGCGTGCGTGATCACGCCCGCGCTGCGCGAGCTCGTGGCGCGCGAAGCGGTGCGCCCGGTGGGCGCGCCGTCCGCGATGGTCGCGATGGGAGAGGAAGCGGAATGA
- a CDS encoding HAD family hydrolase produces the protein MRTAAFFRLEGALSDSPAWAGALWLASNAPSVRRRLFGIGGVALSAAMAQRDPAITRHVAWSTLRGFSEDRLVVLGDDYARDRVLPSIKPDARRLVDEARASGRVLVLISESIDAIVQPVADALGFELVIANALEMDGAEATGVLREPVVGPEIDPKRLRELAARHEIDLARSCGYGTSRSDGVLLSLVGLPCAVDPDRELARVARDLDWPVVRSVREEETR, from the coding sequence GTGCGAACGGCAGCGTTCTTCCGGCTCGAGGGTGCGCTCTCGGACTCCCCGGCGTGGGCCGGCGCGTTGTGGCTCGCGTCGAACGCGCCCAGCGTGCGTCGGCGGCTCTTCGGCATCGGCGGCGTCGCGCTCTCGGCGGCGATGGCCCAGCGCGATCCCGCGATCACTCGCCACGTCGCGTGGTCGACCCTGCGCGGCTTCAGCGAGGACCGCCTCGTCGTGCTCGGCGACGACTACGCGCGCGATCGCGTGCTGCCGTCGATCAAGCCCGACGCGCGGCGGCTCGTCGACGAGGCGCGCGCGAGCGGCCGCGTGCTCGTGCTGATCAGCGAGTCGATCGACGCGATCGTCCAGCCGGTCGCGGACGCGCTCGGGTTCGAGCTCGTGATCGCGAACGCGCTCGAGATGGACGGCGCCGAGGCGACCGGTGTGCTGCGCGAGCCCGTCGTCGGCCCCGAGATCGATCCCAAGCGGCTGCGCGAGCTCGCGGCGCGTCACGAGATCGATCTCGCGCGCTCGTGCGGGTACGGCACGTCGCGCAGCGACGGCGTGCTGCTCTCGCTCGTCGGCCTTCCCTGCGCGGTCGATCCCGATCGCGAGCTGGCGCGCGTCGCGCGCGATCTCGACTGGCCCGTGGTGCGCAGCGTGCGCGAAGAGGAGACGCGATGA
- a CDS encoding NAD(P)/FAD-dependent oxidoreductase: protein MGRPQRIAILGAGPGGTATALELIAAGVDPGDLVLIDKARFPRPKLCGGGITVRGTEWIARVLGARPEGGGTTNGLEFRCELGAFEVRERGPQWVFDRGELDLALLEACRARGVEVREETNVTALEPAPSGWRVRSGSTTETFEWVVGADGANGLSRRASGLRGGITGRLVEAVFEPVSADTKPGTLIFDFDPILDGIPGYAWVFPFPDPARRDGLFKIGVMDGRGVVAGDVLRRWTEDYAARLGYRLVDSKIHGWPERYFDAGVQGHRPGLVLVGEALGIDALLGEGIAPSLEIASYAASRLRRALDDRSATIAGYETGFLATAEGRNLWFQARLADRLYGRHPHRWLRVLFGMPYLRALAGSGREAYGRLAQHVPALCARYVLEIARRGAPSAAPITRAARPAGTSRTAFAESRDVQ, encoded by the coding sequence ATGGGACGACCTCAGCGCATCGCGATCCTCGGCGCGGGCCCCGGCGGCACCGCGACCGCCCTCGAGCTGATCGCGGCGGGCGTCGATCCCGGCGATCTCGTGCTGATCGACAAGGCGCGCTTTCCGCGCCCGAAGCTGTGCGGCGGCGGGATCACGGTGCGCGGCACCGAGTGGATCGCGCGGGTGCTCGGCGCGCGGCCCGAGGGCGGCGGGACCACGAACGGCCTCGAGTTCCGCTGCGAGCTCGGCGCCTTCGAGGTGCGCGAGCGCGGGCCGCAGTGGGTGTTCGATCGCGGCGAGCTCGATCTCGCGCTGCTCGAGGCGTGTCGCGCGCGCGGCGTCGAGGTGCGCGAGGAGACGAACGTGACGGCGCTCGAGCCCGCGCCGTCGGGCTGGCGGGTGCGCAGCGGGAGCACGACCGAGACGTTCGAGTGGGTCGTCGGCGCGGATGGCGCGAACGGCTTGTCGCGCCGCGCGAGCGGGCTGCGCGGCGGGATCACCGGGCGCCTCGTCGAGGCGGTGTTCGAGCCGGTGTCGGCGGACACGAAGCCGGGCACGCTGATCTTCGACTTCGATCCGATCCTCGACGGCATCCCCGGGTACGCGTGGGTCTTCCCGTTCCCCGATCCGGCGCGGCGCGACGGGCTCTTCAAGATCGGCGTGATGGACGGGCGTGGAGTGGTCGCGGGCGACGTGCTGCGGCGCTGGACCGAGGACTACGCGGCGCGCCTCGGGTACCGGCTCGTCGACTCGAAGATCCACGGCTGGCCCGAGCGCTACTTCGACGCGGGCGTGCAGGGGCATCGCCCCGGGCTCGTGCTGGTGGGCGAGGCGCTCGGGATCGACGCGCTGCTCGGCGAGGGGATCGCGCCGTCGCTCGAGATCGCGAGCTACGCCGCGTCGCGCCTGCGCCGCGCGCTCGACGATCGCAGCGCGACGATCGCGGGGTACGAGACGGGGTTCCTCGCGACCGCCGAGGGCCGCAACCTGTGGTTCCAGGCGCGCCTCGCCGATCGGCTGTACGGGCGGCACCCGCATCGCTGGCTGCGCGTGCTCTTCGGGATGCCGTACCTCCGCGCGCTCGCGGGCAGCGGGCGCGAGGCGTACGGGCGGCTCGCGCAGCACGTGCCCGCGCTGTGCGCGCGCTACGTGCTCGAGATCGCGCGGCGAGGCGCGCCCAGCGCGGCGCCGATCACGCGCGCCGCGCGACCGGCTGGGACGTCGCGCACCGCGTTCGCAGAATCGCGCGACGTGCAGTAG
- a CDS encoding DsbA family protein produces MGLVCALALLSIGASCSGARNGETSGEGSGSGSGEAQQQGGSRAPSGPRVERLEAVDLGDLTAAERRVWVDLVNALLSPCGEPVSVARCADEGRACRTCVPAARYVSRLIAEGYERSEIEELYELRYGRDTAVEVQSEGFPMRGAPMAPVTIVEFSDFECPYCGRAHPLLAELLRDFEGQVKVVFRNYPLSGHPRAMPAARAAVAAGQQGKFWEMADLLFEHQRALEDEDLERYAQQLGLDMERFHADLHSPETQAAIERDREEGRRLNVEGTPTFFVNGRRFREPPTSLPAYVREELDQ; encoded by the coding sequence ATGGGCCTCGTCTGTGCCCTGGCGCTCTTGTCGATCGGCGCGAGCTGCAGCGGCGCGCGCAACGGTGAGACGAGCGGCGAGGGCTCCGGCTCGGGGTCCGGCGAGGCGCAGCAGCAAGGCGGCTCGCGCGCGCCGAGCGGCCCGCGCGTCGAGCGGCTCGAGGCGGTCGACCTCGGGGATCTGACGGCGGCCGAGCGCCGCGTGTGGGTCGACCTCGTGAACGCGCTGCTCTCGCCGTGCGGCGAGCCGGTGAGCGTCGCGCGCTGCGCCGACGAGGGCCGCGCGTGCCGCACGTGCGTGCCGGCGGCGCGCTACGTGTCGCGGCTGATCGCGGAGGGCTACGAGCGCTCGGAGATCGAGGAGCTCTACGAGCTTCGCTACGGGCGCGACACCGCGGTCGAGGTGCAGAGCGAGGGCTTCCCGATGCGCGGCGCGCCGATGGCGCCGGTGACGATCGTCGAGTTCAGCGACTTCGAGTGCCCGTACTGCGGTCGCGCGCACCCGCTGCTCGCGGAGCTGCTGCGCGACTTCGAGGGCCAGGTGAAGGTCGTGTTCCGCAACTACCCGCTGAGCGGTCATCCGCGCGCGATGCCGGCGGCGCGCGCCGCGGTGGCCGCGGGGCAGCAGGGGAAGTTCTGGGAGATGGCGGACCTGCTCTTCGAGCACCAGCGCGCGCTCGAGGACGAGGATCTCGAGCGCTACGCGCAGCAGCTCGGGCTCGACATGGAGCGCTTCCACGCGGACCTGCACTCGCCCGAGACGCAGGCCGCGATCGAGCGCGATCGCGAGGAGGGGCGGCGGCTCAACGTCGAGGGCACGCCGACGTTCTTCGTGAACGGGCGTCGCTTCCGTGAGCCGCCGACGTCGCTGCCGGCGTACGTGCGCGAGGAGCTCGATCAGTGA
- a CDS encoding TlpA family protein disulfide reductase, with product MSRAVAVVLALFALTIAASAMALDPGARAPELGMRDLQGNQVTIASLRGRVVVVDFWASWCEPCADSMPVYQRLYNQYRERGLTIIGISQDQRVDNARQFASRHRLSFPVVFDEGHAIANRYRPARMPTSFVIDRGGIVRHVHAGYRSGDADRLEREIVALLGQPAR from the coding sequence ATGAGCCGCGCCGTCGCCGTCGTCCTCGCGCTGTTCGCTCTCACGATCGCGGCGAGCGCGATGGCGCTCGACCCCGGGGCGCGCGCGCCCGAGCTGGGGATGCGCGACCTCCAGGGGAACCAGGTGACGATCGCGAGCCTGCGCGGGCGCGTGGTGGTCGTCGACTTCTGGGCGTCGTGGTGCGAGCCGTGCGCGGACTCGATGCCGGTCTACCAGCGGCTGTACAACCAGTACCGCGAGCGCGGCCTGACGATCATCGGGATCTCGCAGGACCAGCGGGTCGACAACGCGCGGCAGTTCGCGAGCCGTCACCGCCTGTCGTTCCCGGTGGTGTTCGACGAGGGGCACGCGATCGCGAATCGCTACCGCCCGGCGCGCATGCCGACGTCGTTCGTGATCGACCGCGGCGGCATCGTGCGGCACGTGCACGCCGGGTATCGCAGCGGCGATGCGGACCGCCTCGAGCGCGAGATCGTCGCGCTGCTCGGACAGCCGGCGCGCTGA